In Halorussus limi, a genomic segment contains:
- a CDS encoding HAD family hydrolase produces the protein MPDSALADADAVLFDLDGTLVEYERSPGRLLDVAFESAGVDSFFEVGEYFDRFDDHLAPGVSIAEGRSNCFAEIAADRGYEPERGRRVAEAFRSERDHSRVELLPGATEALDALAADHALGVVTNGPPEMQTAKLESAGLAGHFEAVVFAGHDAAAKPDPEPFEVALAELGVESGRAVHVGNSLSSDVAGAHAAGLRSVWVPAEGEGTADPDPEPHHSLSSLDSLADTGALPWRR, from the coding sequence ATGCCCGACAGTGCGCTCGCAGACGCGGACGCCGTCCTGTTCGACCTCGACGGGACGCTCGTGGAGTACGAACGCTCGCCCGGCCGACTGCTCGACGTCGCCTTCGAGTCGGCGGGCGTCGACTCGTTCTTCGAGGTCGGCGAGTACTTCGACCGGTTCGACGACCACCTCGCGCCCGGCGTCTCCATCGCGGAGGGCCGGTCGAACTGCTTCGCCGAAATCGCCGCGGACCGGGGTTACGAACCCGAGCGCGGCCGGAGGGTCGCCGAGGCCTTCCGCTCGGAGCGGGACCACTCCAGAGTCGAACTCCTCCCCGGCGCGACCGAGGCGCTGGACGCGCTCGCGGCCGACCACGCCCTCGGCGTCGTGACGAACGGTCCGCCGGAGATGCAGACCGCGAAACTGGAGTCGGCCGGTCTCGCCGGACACTTCGAGGCGGTCGTCTTCGCGGGCCACGACGCGGCGGCCAAACCCGACCCCGAACCGTTCGAGGTCGCGCTGGCGGAGTTGGGCGTCGAGAGCGGCCGCGCGGTCCACGTCGGCAACTCCCTGTCGTCGGACGTGGCGGGTGCCCACGCCGCGGGCCTGCGGTCGGTCTGGGTGCCCGCAGAGGGCGAGGGGACCGCGGACCCGGACCCGGAACCCCACCACTCGCTGTCGTCGCTGGACTCGCTCGCGGACACCGGAGCGTTGCCGTGGCGGCGGTGA
- a CDS encoding DedA family protein — MFQNLGETALRVVEQYGYFAVALFTFLEASLLFPLLPSEVVVPGAAALLVGGPATFALFVASVVVGTTAGSLFAYHVFGERGRSALAARGGWLRVSEDRLERTTGWFRRWGESSVLWGRLLPVLRSVVSVPAGLAGMGRRKFTLYSAAGALAFAVVVAAAVETGVHLTGVA, encoded by the coding sequence GTGTTCCAGAACCTCGGCGAGACGGCGCTCCGAGTAGTCGAGCAGTACGGCTACTTCGCGGTCGCGTTGTTCACGTTTCTGGAGGCGTCGCTGCTGTTCCCGCTCCTGCCGAGCGAGGTGGTCGTGCCGGGCGCGGCGGCCCTGCTCGTCGGCGGTCCCGCGACGTTCGCGCTGTTCGTCGCGTCGGTGGTCGTCGGCACGACCGCCGGGAGCCTGTTCGCGTACCACGTCTTCGGCGAGCGAGGGCGCTCGGCGCTCGCCGCCCGCGGAGGATGGCTCCGCGTCTCGGAGGATCGACTGGAGCGCACCACCGGGTGGTTCCGCCGGTGGGGCGAGAGTTCGGTCCTCTGGGGCCGCCTGCTCCCGGTCCTCCGGTCGGTGGTCTCGGTCCCCGCCGGTCTCGCGGGGATGGGTCGCCGGAAGTTCACGCTCTACTCGGCGGCGGGCGCGCTCGCCTTCGCCGTGGTCGTGGCCGCGGCCGTCGAGACCGGAGTCCACCTGACCGGTGTCGCCTAG
- a CDS encoding transcription factor S: protein MQFCDECGSMMKSMGSKMVCTNDECQDTTEKDEEVAAEFVSTEEQSGDEVIETTEDANFEGKPTADDVICDECGHDEAWYTIKQTGSADEPPTRFFKCQECGHRWREYS, encoded by the coding sequence ATGCAATTCTGCGACGAATGCGGCTCCATGATGAAGTCGATGGGGTCGAAGATGGTCTGTACGAACGACGAGTGTCAGGATACGACCGAGAAGGACGAGGAGGTGGCCGCCGAGTTCGTCTCGACCGAGGAGCAGAGCGGCGACGAGGTCATCGAGACCACCGAGGACGCCAACTTCGAGGGGAAACCGACCGCCGACGACGTGATTTGTGACGAGTGCGGCCACGACGAGGCGTGGTACACCATCAAGCAGACCGGTTCGGCCGACGAACCGCCGACGCGCTTCTTCAAGTGTCAGGAGTGCGGCCACCGCTGGCGCGAGTACAGCTAA
- a CDS encoding DCC1-like thiol-disulfide oxidoreductase family protein gives MSDATLVFDDDCGFCTWWADFFEKRSDFEIVGFSELTDDQRERLPDDHEECSHLLADGEVYSCGESLEQALVRSNVGEDLRPLVRFLGNFEDYEAFRETAYREVADRRGELGQILSKTPPARRDQRE, from the coding sequence ATGAGCGACGCTACTCTCGTCTTCGACGACGACTGCGGGTTCTGCACGTGGTGGGCCGACTTCTTCGAGAAGCGGTCGGACTTCGAAATCGTCGGCTTCTCGGAACTCACCGACGACCAGCGCGAGCGCCTGCCCGACGACCACGAGGAGTGTTCGCACCTGCTGGCCGACGGCGAGGTCTACTCCTGCGGCGAGTCGCTGGAGCAGGCGCTCGTCCGGTCGAACGTCGGCGAGGACCTCCGCCCGCTGGTCCGGTTCCTCGGGAACTTCGAGGACTACGAGGCGTTCCGCGAGACCGCCTACCGGGAGGTCGCCGACCGCCGGGGCGAGTTGGGCCAAATCCTCTCGAAGACGCCGCCCGCGCGGCGCGACCAGAGGGAGTAG
- the ppc gene encoding phosphoenolpyruvate carboxylase, whose protein sequence is MQLHARDVRRDVRELGALLGDVLEAQTSAEAFEVVESVRTEAIDYRRGDADTRDDLRADLADLPPERAGVVARAFATYFELINLAEERERVRAVREGSQDGPLADSVAEAAERLAAEDADAEEVQRVLDDVLVEPTFTAHPTEARRKTVKAKLRAVAEDIETLDERRLTDREQEAVERDLEAEVTSLWQTPQVRERRPEVTDEALNVQWYLENTLFDVVGEAYDELERALGEEFDGLDVPKLFEFRSWAGSDRDGNPYVTPDVTAETLERQREVVVSRYREECKRLSGVLSQDDRSVAVGDDLRERLEADLERLPGVAEEARERYPDEPYRQKLKLMRERLDRVGDVRPGGYDDADELLADVDAIAASLRANGAEVIAEDKVDPFRRRVATFGLSLASLDLRDHQQNHTAAVAEALAREGIDYEEMDEDERVETLTEAILQDDPVVDLEATDDLSDTTERVLTLFDRTADWQDEYGVEAIDTYCISMTDEPSHVLEVLFLADQAGIVDLPGYSGLDVVPLLETESALSGARRIMGTLFENEAYSAAVEARDGTQEIMLGYSDSNKENGFLAANWSLYRNQKRLAEICDDYDVRLRLFHGRGGSISRGGGPMNDALLALPNETVTGEVKFTEQGEAIAEKYANPKIAERNLEQMLNAQIRARHEAVREPVEDVPDEWAEAMETAADAAREAYRDLLETEGFVSYFEDATPIEVIEELNLGSRPASRSGERTVEDLRAIPWVFSWTQARCILPGWYSLASGLDAYLDAGGDPETLREMYAEWPFFRTMVDNAALALARTDLDIAAEYAQLAPADRREQFFPRIESEYERAVELVTRIADRDGLLTREWLEESLERRNPYVDPLNLLQTKLLAQSHLTPEEERTLRLTVKGIAAGMKNTG, encoded by the coding sequence ATGCAACTCCACGCCAGGGACGTGCGCCGGGACGTGCGAGAACTCGGCGCGCTCCTCGGAGACGTACTCGAAGCCCAGACCTCCGCGGAGGCGTTCGAGGTGGTCGAATCCGTCCGAACCGAGGCCATCGACTATCGGCGGGGCGACGCCGACACGCGAGACGACCTGCGCGCCGACCTCGCCGACCTGCCCCCAGAGCGCGCCGGCGTCGTGGCCCGCGCGTTCGCGACCTACTTCGAACTCATCAACCTCGCCGAGGAGCGCGAACGCGTCCGGGCCGTCCGCGAGGGGTCCCAAGACGGCCCGCTCGCCGACAGCGTGGCCGAGGCCGCCGAGCGGTTGGCCGCCGAGGACGCCGACGCCGAGGAGGTCCAGCGGGTTCTGGACGACGTGCTGGTCGAACCGACGTTCACCGCCCACCCGACCGAGGCCCGCCGGAAGACGGTGAAGGCGAAACTCCGGGCGGTCGCCGAGGACATCGAGACGCTGGACGAGCGCAGACTGACCGACCGCGAGCAGGAGGCCGTCGAGCGCGACCTCGAAGCCGAAGTGACCAGCCTCTGGCAGACCCCGCAGGTCCGCGAGCGCAGGCCCGAAGTCACCGACGAGGCGCTCAACGTCCAGTGGTACCTCGAGAACACGCTGTTCGACGTGGTCGGCGAGGCCTACGACGAACTGGAGCGCGCGCTCGGCGAGGAGTTCGACGGTCTCGACGTGCCGAAACTCTTCGAGTTCCGGTCGTGGGCCGGGAGCGACCGGGACGGCAACCCCTACGTCACGCCCGACGTGACCGCCGAGACGCTCGAACGCCAGCGCGAGGTCGTGGTCTCGCGCTACCGCGAGGAGTGCAAGCGCCTCTCGGGCGTTCTGAGCCAAGACGACCGGAGCGTCGCGGTCGGCGACGACCTGCGCGAGCGCCTCGAAGCCGACCTCGAGCGCCTGCCCGGCGTCGCCGAGGAGGCCCGAGAGCGCTACCCCGACGAACCCTACCGCCAGAAGCTGAAGCTGATGCGCGAGCGCCTCGACCGAGTCGGCGACGTGCGGCCCGGCGGCTACGACGACGCCGACGAACTGCTGGCCGACGTGGACGCCATCGCAGCGAGCCTGCGCGCCAACGGCGCGGAGGTCATCGCCGAGGACAAGGTCGACCCGTTCCGGCGGCGGGTCGCCACCTTCGGCCTCTCGCTGGCGAGTCTCGACCTGCGCGACCACCAGCAGAACCACACCGCGGCGGTCGCGGAGGCGCTGGCCCGTGAGGGTATCGACTACGAGGAGATGGACGAGGACGAACGCGTGGAGACGCTGACCGAGGCCATCCTTCAGGACGACCCCGTCGTGGACCTCGAAGCGACCGACGACCTCTCGGACACCACCGAGCGCGTCCTCACGCTCTTCGACCGGACCGCCGACTGGCAGGACGAGTACGGCGTCGAGGCCATCGACACCTACTGCATCAGCATGACCGACGAACCGAGCCACGTCCTCGAAGTCCTCTTCCTCGCCGACCAGGCCGGAATCGTGGACCTGCCGGGCTACTCGGGCCTCGACGTGGTTCCCCTGCTCGAAACCGAGTCGGCGCTCTCGGGCGCTCGGCGCATCATGGGCACGCTGTTCGAGAACGAGGCCTACTCGGCCGCCGTGGAGGCACGCGACGGAACCCAGGAAATCATGCTCGGTTACTCCGACTCCAACAAGGAGAACGGCTTCCTCGCGGCCAACTGGAGCCTCTACCGCAACCAGAAGCGCCTCGCGGAAATCTGCGACGACTACGACGTGCGACTCCGCCTGTTCCACGGCCGGGGCGGGTCCATCTCGCGGGGCGGCGGTCCGATGAACGACGCCCTGCTCGCGCTTCCCAACGAGACGGTGACGGGCGAGGTCAAGTTCACCGAGCAGGGCGAGGCCATCGCCGAGAAGTACGCCAACCCCAAAATCGCCGAGCGAAACCTCGAACAGATGCTCAACGCCCAGATTCGGGCGCGCCACGAGGCCGTCCGGGAACCGGTCGAGGACGTGCCCGACGAGTGGGCCGAGGCGATGGAGACCGCCGCCGACGCCGCCCGCGAGGCGTACCGGGACCTGCTCGAGACCGAGGGGTTCGTCTCCTACTTCGAGGACGCGACCCCCATCGAGGTCATCGAGGAACTCAACCTCGGGTCGCGCCCCGCCTCGCGGTCGGGCGAGCGCACGGTCGAGGACCTGCGGGCGATTCCGTGGGTGTTCTCGTGGACGCAGGCCCGGTGTATCCTGCCGGGGTGGTACTCGCTGGCGTCCGGGTTGGACGCCTACCTCGACGCGGGCGGCGACCCCGAGACCCTCCGCGAGATGTACGCCGAGTGGCCGTTCTTCCGGACGATGGTGGACAACGCCGCGCTGGCGCTGGCCCGGACCGACCTCGACATCGCGGCCGAGTACGCCCAACTCGCGCCCGCCGACCGCCGCGAGCAGTTCTTCCCGCGCATCGAATCCGAGTACGAGCGCGCGGTCGAACTCGTGACCCGAATCGCCGACCGCGACGGCCTGCTGACCCGCGAGTGGTTAGAGGAGAGTCTTGAGCGACGGAACCCCTACGTGGACCCGCTGAACCTGCTCCAGACGAAACTGCTCGCCCAGTCGCACCTGACCCCCGAGGAAGAGCGCACGCTCCGACTGACGGTCAAGGGCATCGCTGCGGGGATGAAGAACACGGGATAG
- a CDS encoding phosphate-starvation-inducible PsiE family protein produces MDRIDATRITSWLEGSVTLLQTVIAGFLVVLLLLGVVNLAITIVASVTTFGATDPTDVVSLIRSAIDVVLYLFVVVELYKTVVAYVETDSVVIAVIHAGLIAVVRQVIIFKPDDYNPTEAITIAGVYVLLLAVLLFGFYVVHNEIESGAELE; encoded by the coding sequence ATGGACCGGATAGATGCTACTCGCATCACGAGTTGGCTGGAGGGGTCGGTCACGCTCCTCCAAACCGTCATCGCTGGGTTCCTTGTCGTCCTGCTCCTGCTCGGCGTGGTCAATCTCGCCATCACCATCGTCGCGTCGGTGACGACGTTCGGTGCGACCGACCCGACCGACGTGGTCTCGCTCATCAGGTCGGCCATCGACGTCGTCCTCTACCTGTTCGTCGTCGTGGAACTCTACAAGACCGTGGTGGCGTACGTCGAGACCGACAGCGTCGTCATCGCGGTGATACACGCCGGCCTCATCGCCGTCGTCCGGCAGGTGATTATATTCAAACCCGACGACTACAACCCCACCGAGGCCATCACCATCGCGGGCGTCTACGTCCTGCTACTCGCGGTCCTCCTGTTCGGGTTCTACGTGGTCCACAACGAGATAGAATCCGGGGCGGAACTGGAGTGA
- a CDS encoding cupin domain-containing protein — protein MGLDRYSDLDPDEGQVVDAELAVTDDVLVKAFALGPGAELSPHDHPDATNVFHVLEGTVTVVQGDDEEAVEAPGVVLHERGTVHGARNETDERAVLTASLCPLPS, from the coding sequence ATGGGACTCGACCGCTATTCCGACCTCGACCCGGACGAGGGGCAAGTCGTCGACGCGGAGTTGGCCGTGACCGACGACGTGCTGGTGAAGGCGTTCGCGCTCGGCCCCGGCGCGGAGCTATCGCCTCACGACCACCCCGACGCGACCAACGTCTTCCACGTCCTCGAAGGCACGGTGACCGTCGTTCAGGGTGACGACGAGGAAGCCGTCGAAGCCCCCGGCGTGGTCCTCCACGAGCGTGGGACGGTCCACGGCGCGCGCAACGAGACCGACGAGCGGGCGGTGCTGACCGCCAGTCTCTGCCCGCTCCCGTCCTGA
- a CDS encoding MBL fold metallo-hydrolase, whose amino-acid sequence MATATQLEAEPGTEAGVWWLDLGGVNAYLADDDGDLVLVDAGTPRDAADIRDGIHEAGYRVSDVARVLVTHYDVDHVGALSKLGLDAPVYVGRADAEILAGQRKPSVRNHKGLLQRVTNPLVSVPDLSIRPVVEGDRIGSFTAYHTPGHSPGHMVYVAESPSVAFLGDLVRETDGKLVASPWAMSYDTDEVAQSVRRLARDVPDFEMAAMGHGTPIMRRGSERLRELADRT is encoded by the coding sequence ATGGCGACTGCGACCCAACTCGAAGCCGAACCCGGCACCGAAGCGGGCGTCTGGTGGCTCGACCTCGGGGGCGTCAACGCTTACCTCGCCGACGACGACGGCGACCTCGTGCTGGTCGACGCCGGAACGCCGCGCGACGCCGCCGACATCCGCGACGGCATCCACGAGGCCGGCTATCGGGTCTCGGACGTGGCCCGCGTCCTCGTGACCCACTACGACGTGGACCACGTCGGCGCGCTCTCGAAACTCGGCCTCGACGCGCCGGTGTACGTCGGCCGGGCCGACGCCGAGATACTGGCGGGCCAGCGCAAGCCGAGCGTGCGCAACCACAAGGGCCTGCTCCAGCGCGTGACGAACCCCCTCGTCTCGGTGCCGGACCTGTCGATTCGCCCGGTGGTGGAGGGCGACCGAATCGGAAGTTTCACCGCTTACCACACGCCGGGGCACTCGCCGGGCCACATGGTCTACGTCGCGGAGTCGCCGAGCGTGGCGTTTCTCGGCGATCTCGTGCGCGAGACCGACGGGAAGCTAGTAGCGTCGCCGTGGGCGATGAGTTACGACACCGACGAGGTCGCACAGAGCGTTCGGCGGTTGGCCCGCGACGTGCCCGACTTCGAGATGGCCGCGATGGGCCACGGGACGCCCATCATGCGCCGCGGGAGCGAGCGACTGCGGGAGTTGGCGGACCGAACGTAG